In a single window of the Nilaparvata lugens isolate BPH chromosome 1, ASM1435652v1, whole genome shotgun sequence genome:
- the LOC111052641 gene encoding uncharacterized protein LOC111052641 isoform X1, with protein sequence MAHSRHSSQSCMKIESKVHEEWRISAGRFHQNMYELFSSGPAFNGYHIVEKENLAEKIRIAILGCDNSGELTEKCRTLIAKLKEKIVKLSPEIYRKNGKAVVAIVYVNVLLNDDNCYHQSHVLFRVPKFVKKEEEWEEKEKEECAKFTGDTVEIEYSSGGKRVFCLKDVETACFVDTNLRVYDSCDAYKKNNLLPKGRMCLPQNGVYKLGEDGNVLIEILDTPCSNEGLLELMDASTSVLGQVGSVICVSTLFSPVGVVAWGGLSMMTGSCLYSCGRSVSKLIDRTCHDQELSLEDKEARHLWIDSVISGAVVVAGCKVLVSGFTALRANSFNLSSREVAAVWLRNSTLIVTCSGSGVLQTILTRVFDRILLNDWSDVKSFKNVLALFFNIFSPLETIKHFLKNILTISKSFFTIASSVKNYLKFKLDSLSQHVCSSLEDLMNIAKITGKFLFTVSVGLLDKRYKDIHDNFKDLLSGKITVVTFTLKMLENVETIWSWFSESFENAKHEYRRLCDEKIASNIVKQADLDNAENLRKMFFEFDNAIKNCEVDSEDKSHMRSLIKLANDFKLKLDADCSCNEFLCSVRVVCAFVVREYQQEKSNYDADIAFERKMQVSDFEEDKFNERWGLEKNVTPGTHFFKKAIEQTESKFSEMFDIYRRMAKQNAYKAIPSLQNGNFKQYLIMKPSEVTVGTNEEWLNLFKNLTGIAADKNVEMVRELKDDGEVILITPKIDSLGFVLASFCIKEKTPQVKGILHVCTSVSEQR encoded by the exons ATGGCACATTCTAGGCACTCA AGTCAATCTTGCATGAAAATTGAGTCAAAAGTGCATGAGGAATGGAGGATATCAGCTGGTCGATTCCATCAGAATATGTATGAACTTTTCAGTTCGGGACCAGCTTTCAATGGCTATCATATTGTTGAGAAAGAAAATCTTGCAGAAAAGATAAGAATTGCAATATTGGGATGTGACAACAGTGGGGAATTGACAGAAAAATGTAGAACATTGATTGCCAAGTTGAAGGAGAAGATTGTGAAATTATCGCCAGaaatttatcgcaaaaatgGGAAGGCAGTAGTGGCTATTGTGTATGTGAACGTGCTCCTCAATGATGACAACTGTTATCATCAATCTCATGTTTTGTTTCGTGTGCCgaaatttgtgaagaaagaggaggaatgggaagagaaagagaaagaggaatgTGCAAAATTTACAGGAGATACTGTTGAGATTGAATATAGTTCAGGTGGGAAACGGGTATTTTGTTTGAAAGATGTTGAGACAGCTTGTTTTGTGGACACAAACCTGCGTGTGTATGACAGTTGTGATGCTTACAAGAAGAACAACCTGTTGCCAAAGGGTAGAATGTGTCTGCCTCAGAATGGTGTCTACAAGTTGGGTGAGGATGGAAATGTGTTAATCGAGATTCTGGACACGCCGTGCAGCAACGAGGGACTCCTCGAGCTGATGGATGCAAGCACCTCAGTTCTGGGCCAGGTGGGAAGTGTCATCTGTGTGTCAACCTTATTCAGCCCGGTAGGTGTGGTGGCCTGGGGAGGATTGAGCATGATGACTGGCAGCTGCCTCTACTCATGTGGCAGGAGTGTTAGCAAACTGATCGATCGAACCTGTCATGATCAAGAGCTGTCATTGGAGGACAAGGAGGCCAGGCATCTGTGGATTGACAGCGTCATCTCAGGCGCCGTTGTTGTGGCTGGTTGCAAGGTACTTGTAAGTGGGTTCACAGCGTTGCGCGCCAATAGCTTCAATCTCTCCTCAAGGGAAGTGGCTGCCGTGTGGCTTAGAAACTCCACGCTGATTGTTACCTGCAGTGGGTCAGGTGTGCTTCAAACCATCCTCACTCGCGTCTTCGACAGAATTCTGCTCAACGACTGGTCGGATGTCAAGAGCTTTAAAAATGTGTTGGCCTTATTTTTCAACATCTTCTCACCTCTGGAAACCATCAAACATTTTCTAAAAAACATCTTGACCATCTCAAAGTCTTTCTTCACTATTGCTTCCTCAGTCaagaattacttgaaatttaaattagatagcttatcacaacatgtttgtTCAAGTCTGGAAGATCTAATGAATATTGCTAAGATTACTGGAAAGTTCCTGTTCACAGTGTCTGTCGGTCTTTTAGATAAACGATACAAAGACATACATGACAATTTCAAAGATCTTCTGTCTGGGAAAATTACTGTTGTAACATTCACATTGAAAATGTTAGAAAACGTTGAAActatctggtcgtggttttcagAATCGTTTGAAAATGCAAAACACGAGTATCGTCGGTTATGTGATGAGAAAATCGCCAGCAACATTGTCAAACAAGCTGATCTAGACAACGCTGAGAATCTAAGGAAAATGTTTTTCGAGTTTGATAATGCTATCAAAAACTGCGAAGTTGACAGTGAGGATAAAAGTCACATGAGGAGTCTGATCAAGCTTGCCAACGATTTCAAGTTGAAGCTAGATGCTGATTGCTCTTGTAATGAGTTTTTGTGCAGTGTTAGAGTGGTTTGCGCCTTTGTTGTGAGAGAGTACCAGCAGGAGAAGAGCAACTATGACGCAGATATTGCTTTCGAAAGGAAAATGCAGGTTAGTGATTTTGAGGAAGATAAGTTCAATGAGCGGTGGGGTTTGGAGAAAAATGTCACCCCTGGaacacatttttttaaaaaggccATTGAGCAAACTGAGAGTAAATTCTCAGAAATGTTTGATATTTACAGGAGAATGGCCAAACAGAATGCTTACAAAGCTATTCCCAGTTTACAGAACGGTAACTTCAAGCAGTATCTGATCATGAAACCATCGGAAGTGACTGTAGGAACAAATGAAGAGTGGCTGAATCTCTTCAAAAATCTGACTGGGATTGCAGctgacaaaaatgttgaaatggTCCGCGAGTTGAAAGATGATGGAGAAGTTATCTTGATAACCCCGAAAATTGACAGTTTGGGCTTTGTTCTGGCATCTTTCTGCATCAAGGAAAAAACTCCTCAAGTGAAAGGCATTCTACACGTATGTACTTCAGTCAGCGAACAGAGATAG
- the LOC111052641 gene encoding uncharacterized protein LOC111052641 isoform X2, whose amino-acid sequence MKIESKVHEEWRISAGRFHQNMYELFSSGPAFNGYHIVEKENLAEKIRIAILGCDNSGELTEKCRTLIAKLKEKIVKLSPEIYRKNGKAVVAIVYVNVLLNDDNCYHQSHVLFRVPKFVKKEEEWEEKEKEECAKFTGDTVEIEYSSGGKRVFCLKDVETACFVDTNLRVYDSCDAYKKNNLLPKGRMCLPQNGVYKLGEDGNVLIEILDTPCSNEGLLELMDASTSVLGQVGSVICVSTLFSPVGVVAWGGLSMMTGSCLYSCGRSVSKLIDRTCHDQELSLEDKEARHLWIDSVISGAVVVAGCKVLVSGFTALRANSFNLSSREVAAVWLRNSTLIVTCSGSGVLQTILTRVFDRILLNDWSDVKSFKNVLALFFNIFSPLETIKHFLKNILTISKSFFTIASSVKNYLKFKLDSLSQHVCSSLEDLMNIAKITGKFLFTVSVGLLDKRYKDIHDNFKDLLSGKITVVTFTLKMLENVETIWSWFSESFENAKHEYRRLCDEKIASNIVKQADLDNAENLRKMFFEFDNAIKNCEVDSEDKSHMRSLIKLANDFKLKLDADCSCNEFLCSVRVVCAFVVREYQQEKSNYDADIAFERKMQVSDFEEDKFNERWGLEKNVTPGTHFFKKAIEQTESKFSEMFDIYRRMAKQNAYKAIPSLQNGNFKQYLIMKPSEVTVGTNEEWLNLFKNLTGIAADKNVEMVRELKDDGEVILITPKIDSLGFVLASFCIKEKTPQVKGILHVCTSVSEQR is encoded by the coding sequence ATGAAAATTGAGTCAAAAGTGCATGAGGAATGGAGGATATCAGCTGGTCGATTCCATCAGAATATGTATGAACTTTTCAGTTCGGGACCAGCTTTCAATGGCTATCATATTGTTGAGAAAGAAAATCTTGCAGAAAAGATAAGAATTGCAATATTGGGATGTGACAACAGTGGGGAATTGACAGAAAAATGTAGAACATTGATTGCCAAGTTGAAGGAGAAGATTGTGAAATTATCGCCAGaaatttatcgcaaaaatgGGAAGGCAGTAGTGGCTATTGTGTATGTGAACGTGCTCCTCAATGATGACAACTGTTATCATCAATCTCATGTTTTGTTTCGTGTGCCgaaatttgtgaagaaagaggaggaatgggaagagaaagagaaagaggaatgTGCAAAATTTACAGGAGATACTGTTGAGATTGAATATAGTTCAGGTGGGAAACGGGTATTTTGTTTGAAAGATGTTGAGACAGCTTGTTTTGTGGACACAAACCTGCGTGTGTATGACAGTTGTGATGCTTACAAGAAGAACAACCTGTTGCCAAAGGGTAGAATGTGTCTGCCTCAGAATGGTGTCTACAAGTTGGGTGAGGATGGAAATGTGTTAATCGAGATTCTGGACACGCCGTGCAGCAACGAGGGACTCCTCGAGCTGATGGATGCAAGCACCTCAGTTCTGGGCCAGGTGGGAAGTGTCATCTGTGTGTCAACCTTATTCAGCCCGGTAGGTGTGGTGGCCTGGGGAGGATTGAGCATGATGACTGGCAGCTGCCTCTACTCATGTGGCAGGAGTGTTAGCAAACTGATCGATCGAACCTGTCATGATCAAGAGCTGTCATTGGAGGACAAGGAGGCCAGGCATCTGTGGATTGACAGCGTCATCTCAGGCGCCGTTGTTGTGGCTGGTTGCAAGGTACTTGTAAGTGGGTTCACAGCGTTGCGCGCCAATAGCTTCAATCTCTCCTCAAGGGAAGTGGCTGCCGTGTGGCTTAGAAACTCCACGCTGATTGTTACCTGCAGTGGGTCAGGTGTGCTTCAAACCATCCTCACTCGCGTCTTCGACAGAATTCTGCTCAACGACTGGTCGGATGTCAAGAGCTTTAAAAATGTGTTGGCCTTATTTTTCAACATCTTCTCACCTCTGGAAACCATCAAACATTTTCTAAAAAACATCTTGACCATCTCAAAGTCTTTCTTCACTATTGCTTCCTCAGTCaagaattacttgaaatttaaattagatagcttatcacaacatgtttgtTCAAGTCTGGAAGATCTAATGAATATTGCTAAGATTACTGGAAAGTTCCTGTTCACAGTGTCTGTCGGTCTTTTAGATAAACGATACAAAGACATACATGACAATTTCAAAGATCTTCTGTCTGGGAAAATTACTGTTGTAACATTCACATTGAAAATGTTAGAAAACGTTGAAActatctggtcgtggttttcagAATCGTTTGAAAATGCAAAACACGAGTATCGTCGGTTATGTGATGAGAAAATCGCCAGCAACATTGTCAAACAAGCTGATCTAGACAACGCTGAGAATCTAAGGAAAATGTTTTTCGAGTTTGATAATGCTATCAAAAACTGCGAAGTTGACAGTGAGGATAAAAGTCACATGAGGAGTCTGATCAAGCTTGCCAACGATTTCAAGTTGAAGCTAGATGCTGATTGCTCTTGTAATGAGTTTTTGTGCAGTGTTAGAGTGGTTTGCGCCTTTGTTGTGAGAGAGTACCAGCAGGAGAAGAGCAACTATGACGCAGATATTGCTTTCGAAAGGAAAATGCAGGTTAGTGATTTTGAGGAAGATAAGTTCAATGAGCGGTGGGGTTTGGAGAAAAATGTCACCCCTGGaacacatttttttaaaaaggccATTGAGCAAACTGAGAGTAAATTCTCAGAAATGTTTGATATTTACAGGAGAATGGCCAAACAGAATGCTTACAAAGCTATTCCCAGTTTACAGAACGGTAACTTCAAGCAGTATCTGATCATGAAACCATCGGAAGTGACTGTAGGAACAAATGAAGAGTGGCTGAATCTCTTCAAAAATCTGACTGGGATTGCAGctgacaaaaatgttgaaatggTCCGCGAGTTGAAAGATGATGGAGAAGTTATCTTGATAACCCCGAAAATTGACAGTTTGGGCTTTGTTCTGGCATCTTTCTGCATCAAGGAAAAAACTCCTCAAGTGAAAGGCATTCTACACGTATGTACTTCAGTCAGCGAACAGAGATAG